A stretch of the Amycolatopsis sp. BJA-103 genome encodes the following:
- a CDS encoding FAD-dependent oxidoreductase, with amino-acid sequence MERTQCCVVGGGPAGMVLGLLLARAGVEVTVLEKHKDFFRDFRGDTVHPPTLMLLDELGLGERFAELPSKRLEKMRMVIGDATIVAADFSRIPGPYKYISMVPQWDFLNLLAEAAAGEPTFTLRMGAEVIGLREGGGVRYRDSDGVERELAASLVVGCDGRDSLVRAEAGLVPHEYDVPMDVWWVRVPKLEDTGKEAQVFGCFANGLAGMTMDRGEYYQTSYLIRKGQDEALRAEGIEKFRERIGGLFGWGEGELAAIRDWDDVKLLKVRMSKLPHWYSERVLCIGDAAHAMSPAGGMGVNIAVQDAVAAARILAAPLRRGTLTARDLGRVQRRRNFVVTLTQKMQLGEHKMLVEPALDGTLTERTIPLPLRISDRFPLLTGLSAFMGGIGPFREKTPAFARR; translated from the coding sequence ATGGAACGTACACAGTGCTGTGTGGTGGGGGGCGGTCCGGCGGGGATGGTGCTCGGGCTCCTGCTGGCACGAGCCGGGGTCGAGGTCACCGTTCTCGAGAAGCACAAGGACTTCTTCCGCGATTTCCGCGGTGACACGGTCCATCCGCCGACGTTGATGCTGCTCGACGAACTCGGGCTCGGCGAACGGTTCGCGGAACTCCCGTCGAAACGGCTGGAGAAGATGCGGATGGTGATCGGCGACGCGACGATCGTCGCCGCCGACTTCAGCCGGATTCCCGGGCCGTACAAGTACATCTCGATGGTCCCTCAGTGGGACTTCCTGAACCTGCTCGCCGAAGCGGCGGCCGGGGAGCCGACGTTCACCCTGCGGATGGGCGCCGAAGTCATCGGGCTCCGCGAGGGCGGCGGGGTGCGTTACCGCGATTCCGACGGCGTGGAACGGGAACTGGCCGCGTCGCTCGTGGTCGGCTGCGACGGCCGGGATTCCCTGGTGCGCGCGGAAGCGGGACTCGTGCCGCACGAGTACGACGTGCCGATGGACGTGTGGTGGGTCCGCGTGCCCAAACTCGAAGACACGGGCAAGGAAGCCCAGGTGTTCGGCTGTTTCGCGAACGGCCTCGCCGGGATGACGATGGACCGCGGCGAGTACTACCAGACGTCGTACCTGATCCGGAAGGGGCAAGACGAGGCACTGCGTGCCGAGGGCATCGAGAAGTTCCGCGAACGGATCGGTGGGCTGTTCGGCTGGGGTGAGGGCGAACTCGCCGCGATCCGCGATTGGGACGACGTCAAACTGCTGAAGGTCCGGATGTCCAAGCTCCCGCATTGGTATTCCGAGAGGGTGCTCTGCATCGGCGACGCCGCGCACGCGATGTCGCCTGCCGGTGGGATGGGCGTCAACATCGCCGTGCAGGACGCCGTGGCGGCCGCGCGGATCCTCGCCGCCCCGCTGCGGCGCGGCACGCTGACCGCGCGGGACCTGGGCCGGGTGCAGCGCCGCCGGAACTTCGTCGTCACTCTCACCCAGAAGATGCAACTGGGGGAGCACAAGATGCTCGTCGAGCCCGCCCTCGACGGGACGCTCACCGAGCGGACGATCCCCCTGCCTCTCCGGATCTCGGACCGGTTCCCGCTGCTCACGGGCCTGAGTGCGTTCATGGGTGGTATCGGCCCCTTTCGCGAGAAGACCCCGGCCTTCGCCCGCCGCTGA
- a CDS encoding nucleoside hydrolase: MFSSRAVLAAFLACALGVAVAPAASATPPSSPVPVVFDGDSDFADIATLAYLCQAHKQRRIDLRAVTVTNNGAGTPGRALTHVRTALGKCGLSGIPVADGSDHGVNPMPADGRAWTESILNGALGDVGVPDRPSKIRASALLAATVLKSAKPVVVIATGPLTNVAKAMDVPGVAQRISRLSVMGGAFDVPGNVFGPDAEKFDGTQEVNIWLDPASADKVFAGLRRVDIVPLDATNDVPITPSYVERLGREGRTAEAKLVHAIVTQPDLAPYVQDGTAFWWDTLASSEVLDDVSPVKLRTAKVDVRQDGAAAGRTYVTPKGTSQHVGYDADPVLYENGFLKMLNG; the protein is encoded by the coding sequence ATGTTCTCGTCCCGTGCCGTGCTCGCCGCCTTCCTCGCCTGCGCCCTCGGCGTGGCCGTCGCCCCGGCCGCCTCGGCGACCCCGCCGTCCTCGCCGGTCCCGGTCGTGTTCGACGGCGACTCCGACTTCGCGGACATCGCGACGCTCGCGTATCTGTGCCAGGCGCACAAACAGCGCCGCATCGACCTGCGCGCGGTCACCGTCACCAACAACGGCGCCGGGACCCCCGGGCGCGCGCTGACCCACGTGCGGACGGCGCTCGGGAAATGCGGTCTCTCCGGCATTCCGGTCGCCGACGGTTCCGACCACGGCGTGAACCCGATGCCCGCCGATGGCCGCGCCTGGACCGAAAGCATCCTCAACGGCGCGCTCGGTGACGTGGGGGTCCCGGACCGTCCGTCCAAGATCCGCGCGTCGGCGCTGCTCGCCGCGACGGTGCTCAAGTCGGCCAAACCGGTCGTCGTGATCGCGACCGGGCCGCTCACGAACGTCGCGAAAGCCATGGACGTTCCCGGTGTGGCACAGCGCATTTCGCGGCTTTCGGTGATGGGCGGCGCCTTCGACGTCCCCGGCAACGTGTTCGGCCCGGACGCGGAGAAGTTCGACGGCACCCAGGAAGTCAACATCTGGCTCGACCCCGCTTCGGCGGACAAGGTCTTCGCCGGGCTCCGCCGGGTCGACATCGTCCCGCTGGACGCCACGAACGACGTCCCCATCACACCGTCCTATGTGGAGCGTCTGGGCCGGGAAGGCCGGACAGCGGAAGCGAAACTGGTGCACGCGATCGTCACGCAGCCCGATCTCGCGCCGTACGTCCAGGACGGGACGGCGTTCTGGTGGGACACCCTCGCCTCGTCCGAGGTGCTCGACGACGTGAGCCCGGTCAAGTTGCGGACGGCGAAGGTCGACGTGCGACAGGATGGCGCCGCGGCCGGCCGTACTTACGTGACGCCGAAGGGAACTTCGCAGCATGTCGGCTACGACGCCGATCCCGTGCTCTACGAGAACGGCTTCCTGAAGATGCTGAACGGCTAA
- a CDS encoding vWA domain-containing protein, whose protein sequence is MSDPLAGFVGFAEALREAGLPCDAHRVQAYLAAVGEIDLADPEQLYWAGRLTLCADPDDLPRYDAAFDSWFTEAETGPRRRGREAAPKRARIATLAQSPGQGESGAEPDQLRVAASEDEVLRHRDLAELTVAERAHLRELLAKLRPALPPRSSPRRRAARRGTLDPSRTLRAMLAGGGEPVRLAYRRRGTKPRRLVFLIDVSGSMGPYADALLRFAHVVARRAPGRVEVFTLGTRLTRVSRQLRLRDPEYAMLAAAAAVPDFAGGTRLGETLRAFLDRWGQRGVARRSVVTVFSDGWERGDPGLLGEQLARLRRLAHAVFWVNPHAGRAGYAPVQSGIVAALPYLDRLLAGHSLATLERLLVEIADA, encoded by the coding sequence GTGAGCGACCCACTCGCGGGTTTCGTCGGCTTCGCGGAGGCTTTGCGCGAAGCCGGTTTGCCGTGCGACGCGCACCGAGTGCAGGCGTACCTCGCGGCCGTGGGCGAGATCGACCTGGCCGATCCCGAGCAGCTGTACTGGGCCGGGCGGCTGACGCTGTGCGCAGACCCCGACGACCTCCCCCGCTACGACGCCGCGTTCGACAGCTGGTTCACCGAAGCGGAAACCGGACCACGGCGGCGAGGCCGGGAGGCGGCCCCGAAGCGCGCCAGGATCGCGACGCTCGCGCAGTCACCGGGCCAGGGCGAGTCCGGCGCGGAGCCCGATCAGCTCCGCGTGGCCGCGAGTGAGGACGAGGTCCTGCGCCATCGAGACCTAGCCGAACTGACCGTCGCCGAACGCGCCCACCTGCGGGAACTCCTCGCGAAACTGCGCCCGGCCCTCCCACCGCGGTCATCGCCGCGCCGCCGCGCCGCCCGGCGGGGGACCCTCGATCCGTCGCGCACGCTCCGGGCGATGCTGGCCGGCGGCGGCGAGCCCGTGCGGCTGGCGTACCGGCGGAGGGGGACCAAACCACGTCGTCTCGTCTTCCTGATCGACGTCTCCGGCTCGATGGGGCCCTACGCCGACGCTCTCTTGCGGTTCGCGCACGTCGTGGCCCGGCGTGCCCCCGGCCGGGTCGAGGTGTTCACCCTGGGCACCCGGCTCACCAGGGTGTCCCGCCAGCTGCGGCTGCGCGATCCCGAGTACGCGATGCTCGCCGCGGCCGCCGCCGTCCCCGATTTCGCGGGCGGGACCAGGCTCGGCGAGACCCTGCGAGCCTTCCTCGACCGCTGGGGGCAACGCGGCGTGGCCAGGCGTTCCGTGGTCACCGTGTTCTCCGACGGCTGGGAACGGGGCGACCCCGGCCTGCTCGGCGAGCAGCTCGCCAGGCTGCGGCGGCTCGCGCACGCCGTATTCTGGGTGAATCCGCACGCGGGGCGGGCAGGTTACGCTCCCGTGCAGTCCGGCATCGTGGCCGCGCTCCCGTACCTCGATCGGCTGCTCGCCGGGCACAGCTTGGCCACTTTGGAACGACTGCTGGTGGAGATCGCCGATGCGTGA
- a CDS encoding Lrp/AsnC family transcriptional regulator: MTLDEIDHLLLDLVQVDAAHPLHELGDAVGLSPSAVQRRLTRLRAAGVIRAQVAVLDPEALSAGMASVILVALTDDDVEHHDAFRARMLAEPRVQHCYSIVGQWDYVVVLLTPDLKASRHLARDLFTEHVNRFETLPAFDVVKSSQAVPVPGVSRGSGR, encoded by the coding sequence GTGACCCTGGACGAGATCGACCACCTGCTGCTCGACCTCGTCCAGGTCGACGCGGCCCACCCGCTGCACGAGCTGGGTGACGCCGTCGGCCTCTCCCCGAGCGCGGTCCAGCGGCGGCTGACCAGGCTGCGCGCCGCGGGCGTGATCCGCGCGCAGGTCGCCGTGCTCGATCCGGAGGCGCTGAGCGCCGGGATGGCGTCGGTCATCCTGGTCGCGCTGACCGACGACGACGTGGAGCATCACGACGCGTTCCGTGCGCGCATGCTGGCCGAACCACGCGTCCAGCACTGCTACAGCATCGTCGGGCAGTGGGACTACGTCGTCGTCCTGCTCACCCCGGATCTCAAGGCGAGCCGCCACCTGGCCAGGGACCTGTTCACCGAGCACGTCAACCGGTTCGAGACCCTGCCGGCCTTCGACGTGGTCAAGTCGAGTCAGGCGGTCCCGGTGCCCGGCGTCAGCCGTGGATCCGGCCGCTGA
- a CDS encoding XdhC family protein produces the protein MRDVLDELHRRWTAGETVGVGTVVATFSSAPRSPGAAMLVAPDGTVTGSVSGGCVEGAVYELAQQVVAERAPVLQRYGVSDDDAFAVGLTCGGIIDIYVQQVDRESMPELGDVVESVHSGQPVAVVTVIEHEREGLVGEHLIVWPDRVAGSLGSSRMDDAVVDDARGMLVAGRTGTLHYGPDGQRRGEGMTVFVNSFEPPARLLVFGAIDFAAAMAKMGAYLGYQVTVCDARPVFATKSRFPDADEVVVDWPHRYLRAEADAGRVDGRTAIAVLTHDPKFDVPLLEVALRLDVGYVGAMGSRKTHDDRFSRLREAGVTEAELERLSSPIGLDLGARTPEETAVSIAAEIIALRWSGSGSRLAELSGRIHG, from the coding sequence ATGCGTGACGTACTGGACGAACTGCACCGCCGCTGGACGGCCGGTGAAACCGTGGGGGTCGGCACGGTGGTGGCGACGTTCTCGTCGGCACCCCGGAGCCCGGGCGCGGCGATGCTCGTCGCGCCGGACGGCACGGTCACCGGCAGTGTCTCCGGCGGCTGCGTCGAGGGCGCCGTCTACGAACTCGCGCAGCAGGTGGTCGCCGAACGTGCCCCCGTGCTGCAGCGCTACGGCGTCAGCGACGACGACGCGTTCGCGGTCGGGCTGACCTGCGGCGGGATCATCGACATCTACGTCCAGCAGGTCGACCGCGAGTCGATGCCGGAACTCGGCGACGTCGTCGAGTCGGTCCACAGTGGACAGCCGGTCGCCGTCGTGACGGTGATCGAGCACGAACGGGAAGGCCTGGTCGGGGAGCATCTGATCGTCTGGCCGGACCGCGTCGCCGGTTCGCTCGGCTCCTCGCGGATGGACGACGCCGTCGTCGACGACGCGCGCGGAATGCTCGTGGCGGGCCGCACCGGCACGCTGCACTACGGGCCGGACGGGCAACGACGCGGCGAGGGGATGACGGTCTTCGTCAACTCCTTCGAACCGCCGGCGCGCCTGCTGGTCTTCGGTGCCATCGACTTCGCCGCCGCGATGGCGAAGATGGGCGCGTACCTCGGCTACCAGGTCACCGTCTGCGACGCGCGGCCCGTGTTCGCGACGAAGAGCCGCTTCCCCGACGCGGACGAGGTCGTCGTCGACTGGCCGCATCGCTATCTCCGTGCCGAAGCCGACGCGGGCCGGGTCGACGGCCGGACCGCGATCGCCGTGCTCACCCACGATCCGAAGTTCGACGTGCCGCTGCTGGAGGTCGCGTTGCGCCTCGACGTCGGCTACGTCGGCGCGATGGGCTCGCGCAAGACCCACGACGACCGGTTCTCGCGGCTGCGCGAGGCCGGGGTCACCGAAGCGGAACTCGAACGGCTGTCTTCGCCGATCGGCCTCGACCTCGGCGCGCGGACACCCGAGGAGACCGCGGTGTCGATCGCGGCGGAGATCATCGCGCTGCGGTGGAGCGGTTCGGGTTCGCGGCTCGCCGAACTCAGCGGCCGGATCCACGGCTGA